The genomic interval tGGCATCCGTgagcagttttcattaatggaacagaactgtgtgggttttaacaaatctgcttcatcttgtaagcgtaatttcatatttttctcaacttcaagaggaagtgattctgaacttattcttacgttgcttatttacgataggggttgagtactcattgatatgaaaacacggtaaaagttttaatgtgtttacgaacccccaccccttcacacatatatttcatgggcaaaataaaaacaaaaaatggttacaatagaACAgcgtatttatttaaactaaaatgtctacatcaaaacaaaaagttaacatagaacacatataaaacaatttgattctactggggctcgaaccttgggcctctcacatgtgaagcgagcgtgtaatcactacactacggaaccgcttgaataatcaccttctaactaagatattaataagctattaatagtcggtttaaatgtaaacccgcaggtttaaacgctggatagtgagcggggttaaaggtccataccaaagggtccatacctcTGGCAAGATGCGATCaagcctgcggccttctatataaggtccttaaaaaaacctgtaggcggacttgatagtaatgagactggggtgctgtgatggtgctcctcattgataatcgtctgcttcctttatcaagactcattattacaattaagaAAATgagtcgcgcttcgcgctctctAGCGCaatttattagtaactaggtggttgctaggatagtggaacaaagaatttttgtttttatacaaaaccagaaagtttcaccggttcgcgtatttgtccagtcactgtgatcttttataattgcccagtccctgtgatcagttattaattaaaagaattagctttgcattattggcaatatatgttgtagtaaatgtaataggcacaaatgcagtacttatttacactaatttacacaaaaaatcaccattatgcaagatattctgacaacaaaaatatatacattgatccgtaaaataacttctcctcccataagcgaaaaaaaacgtattacatactagtcgccgcaatTCAGTGCGACGTCAATGATAAGACAATTGTCAATGAAAAGAACGTTgaactattatattttatatcacatTCTTAATAATGTCGAATGTTACCCTTGTTATGAGCTAGCAAATACTATCAAGTATTTTCAAATGATAAACTTGAGATTGATGCGGGTATACGAAAATTCCAATAAAAACTTTACCTGCTACAGGGTATAACAAAAACAGTGCTCCACTACAGGTGCCTAGACATCCTACATCCTCTGAATTGCTGTTGCAATACGCCTCCAGTATTCCGAAAATAACCGGCAAAAGTAGTAAACCAAACGAGACTTCTTGGAATTTACGGGCCGTGTAGTCCAGGTCTGACATAAAAAATTAATATCAAGTAATAAATGTTGCCATAATTTTGAACACTATTTAAGGTCTTAAAACTACACTATATGACATTgaattttatcaaatgtattttggataatattttaatacaaaatattatttctgcAATAAACTAATGTAACCGTCAATCCAATTATCATGCTATGTGCAGAAATTACTCAAACATAAAAGCccactatatataaatatatatatatatatatatatatatatatatatatatatatatatatatatatatatatatatatatatatatatatatatatatatatatatatatatgttaagcTTCTGTGAGATTTACcaagaataaataaacaaacaaaggtAAAATAGGCAtaagctttaataataataaaacttttatTCCAAACATGATGTCTGATAATGATGTTGTGTAACccattatatttcaaaatacgTGCAAAGATGCTAATAGGAAGTTTTATATTAAAGAACATAGTAATTCTAATATTCTGCCTAGCACAGATGTTGTTATAAGTGATTATGTATTTGTCTATATGAAAATTAACTTTTTTAGAAGTAAGCAATTGAATAGCCGAAGAAAAGGCAAGGCGTGTTGGTGTGTCAATGATATTCCTGTTGATATACTTAAGAATGATTGCTCTGTTTCATGTTTACATATACTATTTAATATTTGTTCTAAAACGCGACCAATCACTAGAAAGTGCGGTAAGTTTTAATAGTCATATTccaaagctgtattcattagaTCTAATATTTGAACTCCCCTGTCATATACTATGTTTACGATTTATTTCTCTGCAATAAATGAAATACCTATTAAATGGgcttaatttgttaaaacattaacAGAACGGTTTCATGAAAACCAGAAGCGATGTTTTTAATTTGTCATCTTGAACCTTTTACTTTTAAAACTAAACTGGGATCAAATTAATACAAATTCTGTGCTTTTATTTTGTAATCGTAAGATTATATGCACTGACGCTTTTTTGACTTGAATAAATAAATCCAAGATAAGCATGAATGGTAGAATACTTTATGATGTAATGTTTAATTGTAAGTTGGATTAAATAGTCTTAATTATACCTTGGTTTGATGTAAATGGTGGCTAGAGGCATGGGTGATTCATGCTTTATAGATATTCAGTATTCATAAATGGTGTATATGTGAACATCAATGCTGTCTATAAAGATATCTGAATATGAAATGTGGATTTATCTAAAGTGCTGtattaagggatcttttcacgttttggtaaattgacaaaataaaaatatctagATTCTTAAATTTtagctgtagttatgatatttgtgaagaatcagtattactgaacattaaacattctcttaaatatatattttatatgcatctttttacgatttaaaaacctgaatattaataaagcgttgcaacgcgaaacgatttaataatttggaaagttttgttgttgtcgtcaaattttgtgacactacgaggattgataatataaagtataaaatacgacGGGCAGAGCAtgggcacggatggccgagtggtatatgcgatagacttttattccaggggtcagtggtacaagcccagttgaaggttacttatttttctttctttaattttattcttgttgtttACTAGATCCTTTAgaccaaatgtttacatttatcaatataaaacattaaatgaaaaacttcaattcatgccaaaatccTTGAAAGGCCCTTTTTAACATGAGAATCAGAACGATTTACAATAAACTTTAAGTAATTTGTATTAATGGTTTAACAGTATAGTTCTCAAAACCTCTTATATTCTCATCTGTGGTAATGATAATTTGAATGTTGATACAAACTTCTCCCAAGCTTGTTGTTGGATAAGGTCTCTGAATTTAGTATCATAGCAACACCTTTTGTCCAAGGTACCTGAAGGGCTCTCGGACAGCTAATTGCCAAACAGAAAGCAACTTGATGACATGCTTTGCAAAAAGTTAACCAAGCTCTATATAAGTACAAACTTTCTTGCCCGTTATAGCATAAGTCGCCTCTATATGGGTTTATAGATCATTTAAAGATACAAATTATGTTCAAAGCCATGCTAAGAGATTTGTATTGGATGTGGGTAAATAAATGTTCTTGAATTTTTGGCAACATATTGCCTGTATAATACACGACATATAAAAACATGGCATACAATATAAAAATGACAAATCTGGGGTCAACctcttggaacggtcaatgtcaAGCATTTGGGGTTAAAACAGGTTGAATGACGACTAAAACCTCACACTTTGCCATTAATAACTAACTTACGAAAGAAAACATGACTTCATTTCAATATGTGCAATGACCCATGAGCATTAAATACAGTAATCTTCTTAACTATGgagatttaaaacaaaactgtttagCTTCCAGATTTAAGTATTATATCTGAGACATGATCCTTTTAACATGATCGCATGTCTGAATGTATGTTATGTTATCGGTTCATATGCATAGAGATGAATACAAAATAGGACAGTTAAAAGGTAAACGTATGTGcatcttttttgtttatttatatgacGAAGTCTTGAAACAAATATACATGGTATGACACAGTCTCTTTAATCATGTAACAGAGTGGCTATGCAATATCGTATGATGTAGCATGCATACAGTTATGTGTACAACAGTGATACgactgaaataaaaacaagtgtTATGTGTGAAAGTGAAAGTTTGTTACACATAACTGAAGTTATGATGAGTATCAACGTgagattacaaaaaaatatttaagtcatTATAATTATACCTCCAATCTCTAGATCGGTCCCGCAATATGTGCTGTGAGTTTCATTTTTTCTTGGACACGAGCACGCAGTGCTCTTGCTGACGAGGTCACATGCCGGGTTGTGTACCCAGTCGTTACCAAACATGCCGATACCTTGCATTATTACTGGACTGAGTAAAAATGCCAAAACGATCGCCCCTATACAACTATCACAGACCATTGCCGATGTATGTATCAACGCACTTCCTGCAAATATAGTGCGAACATGTTCTAATATGTTGCATTATCCTCGGTCACTTTGGCAAAAGTTTAAAGCACAATATGGTAttgttgttatatattttcagtttGAAATATGCTCACACGTATAACATGATTTCTGCATTTATAATGCATACTTACAAATAcaagtttgtaaaataaaatattaaaacactaaTTTCATTACATGTATCCGACGTGTCATGCGCACTTGTCAAAATTAACACCGTGTGACATCTAAGCATGCATGTAATCAGgtataaacaatacaaaataataatagtacttaaaacaaaataagaaaaattaaaaaatctcaATTATGCAAACCCACCGTAAGTCCTATTTCGTCTTCAACGATTTCCCGACGGTATTGCTATTTGCAAATAATATGTTAGCTATACAAATGCATTGGCCTTGTGAATAGTGTTATCAACCGTGCATTTTAGGTCAGCGTTAATGGACAAATTCGTCGAAATCAGCACATGTTTCCCATTCAACACCTTCCGGAATGATAAGTGTGTGTTTGCTTAACTCAAGATTTTTTTCTCAAACGTGCAACATGATTCATGGAATTAAACGACAGACAATATTCgtgcttatatttaaatacagTCCAAGTTTCTTACAGTGGTATAACTTGGCCTTTATATTTTCAATGGAAATACATATTGCGGCAAAAAATAATGACACAGTACATTGAAATGACTTATTATAATCACTACGtactattttatttcaaacttgctttctaacatatactttttaattttaccCGTACCCAATTTTTACGCGGGGGTGACTATTTTTCAACTGATATTTTCTATGTGTGGCGAGTAAATATAGAACAAATAGCTGATTGTAACAATTTTCACCTTCGTTGCCGTGCAGCAAACTTGTTCAACGTTGTATCGATTTAGTTATCAAATACTCTGATAATGCGTACCGTTAACATGCATACCTGTCCTTAAATGTCTAACGCAAAGTGGATATGACCCTGAGGAATTGTTATCAAAATTCTACTGTGAACATCATTCATTAAGCAGAAGATAAAGGGTAAAATCGATGAACACGTCTATTGATGTAAAAATGCTCCTCTTTAAACTTGAAAATCATTCTTCAAAGCAGTTATATTAGTttatataaagcgaattttaacaCATCATGTTGTTTGAACTTTGTTTGATATATCAGCCTGATAGTTTGTTGCATCGATATTTGTTGACCGCCGTTACATTTGAAACACTGCGTGATAAAAGCATTTTAATCTCTTTACGGAAGCAAACAAACATCGAGCCACTTAAATTTCCAACGCGATATTCAGAACAAATTAGATATACATTTTTcgataataaacaatttaatgaTCTGGTTTCAAGGCCAGAGAATTTGAAAAGATTTTGATTCGCAATTTGGCGAAATAAAGATAAATGCGAGTCCGATAAAGTTTTCATTCAAGTTTACTTGCATTTTAACGCGACGCTTTTCAAGTccacacaatatttaaatatacaagaTAAAATTCAGTAACGTTCACGATCAAATACTCTAGCCCAATATTCTAGCAATCGGGCGGGAAGCCCGTGATTTACAAGAAGATGAATCCTATGTCTATCAAAGCTTAACTCTTACTGACTGCTTCATAAAGAATTAAGTTGACTGTTTATACTGAAAATGACATACCATGACAACCACAAATATTGTCCCTAGCTAAAAAATTGTTGAACGATAAAAAACGAGCGATTAATAATAAAAGCAACTGCTGttacataaaaatatgtatacacaATATTTTTAAACGTACAATCTTGGAAGTTTATTTATTAGTATCGACAAATCCGTCTTTGAAATTGTGATAAAGTTAACAgacacaatataaatatatcgACATAAATGAACCAACGTATGTAATCATGTTGACTTTCTTATTTAAAGTTGAGACCGTTACATGTACCATGTATTAAAGTCTGTGTAAACTTAGAATTTTGTAAATTAGAGTGagcttttttattaaatcaaaactGAAACGTAAACAGAACTGAAGAGTTACCGACTTGACTCATTATTATGAATGTTACGTTTTTACAGCACACTTTCATCACAAAGATATAGACAGAATCATGTagcaaacaaataaatactaaTGTTGGATTTTTATGAGTAATAGCATCCGGTCGATTCAAACAGAGTACcgaaattgtttattgttttacatcATATTTCTCATAAAACTTGTGTAAAAAGAAAAATTTCCGAAATAGCTCTTGTTAAAATGGCTATCTAGTTGTTGACCTGGTTTTATGGCAAATAGTTCACACATACAATCTGTAATGTGTGAGATGGGGTTCAGATAAGGCCATATGCTTGAAGTTAAAGCCTGCTTTGTCGGTTGTCCTGTAAGATTTGCGTATATTTGAAGCTCCATAAAGAAATCACGaatgaaacaaaattaataagttttcatgagttgTATGAAACGCCGTTTATATGACACTTTGGTTTGTGTTAATATTTAACCGTTGATATAGTCAAATAAACCTTGCTTAACATGCAAGTCTTTCAAAGACAATTTAAATCTTAAGACTAAAAgtggttttctttttttatttcggTACGAATACGTACACGCCCAGGTTTAAAGCTTTAACGAAACGAAACTCCATATCAGCTATTGCTCtagtattttattgttaatgtaCAGACACGATGGTTTGTAATAAAATATGCACAAATCGTTTGTAGACTTTTACATTTACATTCCCTCTCGACCACTGCATAGGACCTTAAACGCCCATTTAAACTAAACGAACTATGCAGTCTTGGAATATGGACTATGCCTAAAAGAATACAATTACACACTCATGGTGGAGAGATCTAAACTTTGGTTAGTTCAACTTTACCCAGTCATATGTTCATGTTGATTCGTTGCAAATAGAGTGCCAATGGATGGATAAGTTGCCTCTTTATCTATTTGCGTGTTTTTTTGCCTTTTATTCATATTTCAGGCGTGCACAAACATTTTTACTATTTATACTTACTTATTCATTTTATTCAAACAAGTCAAAAAGCTTTACAGACAACAAGTCTTACGTCTTTCTGTCAGAACGACGATTATATCCTTATTTTTAAAGCAACCAGTGCATGACAGACTGACACTGAATTTTATCGGAGAACTGTGTGTGATTAAAAGTATTGTTGTCAACAAATAACTGTATAAACTGAACATAAAACTGTATGATATATTTGAACAAGCGCATTTATTTTGTTCTAATAATAGAAAATAGCTTCAGCAGGAAATTCGATGATCCATGTAAGTCAGGTATATACATTTTGGATCAATAATTAACACTAACATTAAATCACGTTCTAAATTGGTCTCTCTTAACAACTTGAAAACATTTCGATTTCAATCTTGTCTTTTAGGGATGATTTAATGAAAGATGTTAAGCTGCGTGACAAGTCGCCAACCGCCTTCGGATTGTTCCTCAAGTGATGTTGTCCGTTCCTCAATTTGAATCTCAATCGGCACTGGCTCAATCCGAGATGCGGTTGCAGCTTGCGTTTCGAGCGTCATTTGCTTCATATTTGTGTTGCTTGTTTTTTTGTCTCGGCTCGAGCATATGATAGCCACAATTATAATTGTAACAATTAGAATGTACAGGCTTGAGGCGAGACAGTTGTCGATGGACGCTCCAAGAATAGATTTTGAGAACTTAACTTATATCAGTATGTATCCAGCCATACTGAACAGACCTGTTCGTATCAAATACATATCATTACAAATATGCAACAAACCAGATAACAATTGAAAAAGTCTAATTTGTTTTTCGTGCAGTCGTTTTCACAATTTGCAACGCAACCATGTTGATGTTAATTGATATTACCTTGTCAAAAATGGAAATATTCATGCCTTAACTGTGATTtatcaaataattttgaacataAAGTGATATATtgagttttatttcaatatcatacTTCCTGGGTACAGGAGAAACAAGATGCCACTGCAAATACCGCAACAGGTTACTTCTGAAGACGATGCGTTGCTGTTTATTCACGCCTCAAATGCCCCAAATATTACTGGCAAAAGCAGAATTATGAAGGAGATGACTTCTAAGAAATATGCTGTACCGTTGAGAGCTGTAAAAATGATAAAGACACCAATCTATTAAACGTAAGATACGTCTTTACTTAGAATGCAAAGCATGAtgtagaaataattgtgtttacttTTGTTTATACGTTCCGACTCTTTTAGCTTGCATATGTTTAGACCGCGTTGGATATTGGTTAtgcttaattttgatgtgttttttttaattaaacatacgTATTATGCAGATGTGATATGCTCTTACCTGCCAGTTTCATTCAAGTGCACTCAATCCAGTCAGAACCGAACGTGCCTTTACCTTGCAGGAAAAGTGGGCTTAGCAAGAAAGCCAAAACTAAACAAGCAACTACACAATCACCCATGCTGTTTAAACAACTTAATACTTCACCTCAAATGTAATTGAGTACAAGTATACGCCTACAGTTTGTCTGTTTATGTCTAAATATTATCTGACCGAAATACGAGTTCCAACTTTGATATCAATGATCGAAACGATTTCATAGAAGCAGCGTTTTATTTCACTTCCGGTTTGTAATTTCGCCTTCTTAAAATACATCGCACTGCGTCAAACTTATCAATATTGTGAGGTAAATTCGCTTGTGATTGAAAGTTTTAAATTTGTATGTTTGCGATATGTTTGAAATGTTGTGCATTGCATATTTATGTAAAAACTTTGTAGTGCATTCTCATACACTATAAATTAAAACGTAATACAGATCACAAGTTTAATGCTTTTATTCACTTATGTATTCTGGTATTTGCACAAAATGAAACATAGAGGGCATATCCATTCACACATGTAAGTGCATATTTAAACTGCGCACTCTTGTAGGTAGATATGAAAAATACAACAGCACATGTCTTAACATGGCatatcattatttgttttatgcTTTCCACTAGTTTTTAAGGAATTACATGTGacttaaaattgatatttcattgttttaaacagtgaaaaataacagtgaagaTATTGACATTTTTCACCTTTTCAGTTAGATACTGGAACTACTTCCCCAATAACCCATGGTGAACCTTAATTATCATTCAAGGGAGACTACTCTACTTGAACCTGAAACACACATTTACCTCCCTTATACATAATAATTTCGTATGCTTAACTCTAAACAACAACAATGGgtgaattggaaaacaattaaatacatcttcttttctcaaatatctttgacttacatgactttttaaatgaaaattatgaaAACGATAATGGCAGcgcttcaaaatcacaagaaacAACATCAGAAGCACCAACAGCAAGAGTAGGATCATCAGCACCAACACAACTGGCACCAGCATCAA from Dreissena polymorpha isolate Duluth1 chromosome 1, UMN_Dpol_1.0, whole genome shotgun sequence carries:
- the LOC127851457 gene encoding uncharacterized protein LOC127851457 encodes the protein MVCDSCIGAIVLAFLLSPVIMQGIGMFGNDWVHNPACDLVSKSTACSCPRKNETHSTYCGTDLEIGDLDYTARKFQEVSFGLLLLPVIFGILEAYCNSNSEDVGCLGTCSGALFLLYPVAGLCSLTGCIIIKIKFSESSIGSSLNYCVASGLEIIILTAIIIAVICYIRRRPSHSSNEQTTTMSTGQLTTASPVEPVSFVSIHAQEETTHVVETEGGWVILRQLNIFHLIYHLK